The following nucleotide sequence is from Vitis vinifera cultivar Pinot Noir 40024 chromosome 14, ASM3070453v1.
CAATGAGTTTGTATCAGAACCCTCTCCCAAGGTTCTCTCTGCTTGGtgctcaaattttcttttctatagcTTATAAACTTATAGAAAATCACAAGGGAAAGAAgattttggccttttttttttttttctatctcaaTCTTGAAAATGCAAGAAATAGGTTTTCGTTTGCTcggattttttgttttcctacaTTTTCAAACATAGGATAATTTTGCTGATGTTTGggctttttttctctctctctggtCTTGTAGACGACTAGGAGGAGAAAGGAACTCCAAAAGACGGGAAAAGGAAAGCAAGTCTCACCAGAGGATCCAAAGCCACCGAGGACAACTCATAAATTGCTTCAGGTAttgccttttattttttttttatggatattggTGAAAAGAAACAACGTTTGTGACATTAATGCAAGAATATCAGAGCTATAATGGCTACTGTTGATTTTTGATTTCTAATGAAAGTTCAATCACAATGATAACAAGCAAGAGAAGGATTAGTGGGAATCTCAAAATACAGGGTAGGTTTTGAAGCTAATGCACTAGTCATTTGACCCATAGTTAACAAAATTAACATAGTATGATGATCCATCTAGAAAGACCTAGCTTTAATGTCTAATTATGAGTTACTTACTGTTATTCCAAAATGTGAAGATATATGTTATACATAGTCAACTGTATTTAGGTTTACATTGCTTGAAGATTCACTTGAAGAAGAGAAATTCATCATGGTTCTATCTCGCTCCATTTTTTCTAGATAATTGGTGTTTCTTTCTCTTAAAAATGCCATACCTATCATCGTATTGACCATTGTAGGTGCTTGGAGGAAAGGCTCGAAGAAAGAAGTTGCTCTCACCAAAGGGCATGGATGTTCGTCCAATGATGGAAGTTGTAAAAGGTGCAGCCTTTGATATTTTGCAGGTGATAGTTATCTTTGTCTCTAATCCATCAAAAAGCAATAGTTATCTTTGTCTCTAGTGATATCTATGTTCTGtgaacaataaaatattttataaaggctataatttttttattgatgtctAGAATTGATATGAAATCTAGAAATTTTACTTGTTAATTTTGACGCTGAAAagaattattctttaattattgaaaaataaattagttgtTCTGGTTTGTTTAGGTGGCTGGTGGCTGTCCTGCATCTTTGAGGCCTGGGCGCTGGTTAGACTTGTATAGTGGTACAGGATCTGTTGGGATTGAAGCTCTTAGCCGTGGATGTTCTGAGGTTAAATAACAGACTACTaacttattaaatatttttttaatactttgaaTTATGATGTTTCTTCATGATTTTCTGAGACAATAATACTTGCATCTGAAAAAGATTTGAGTAAGCCTTACTATATTTTCTGAACTTGGATTTGTACCTTTGGCACAAGACTTCATTTGGCTCTCGGAAAAGTAGAGGTCAAAGGAAAGGAAATTGCTTAAAAATGGCTTTATGGCGATTTaagcattttattttcatttccccCACTCTTTCTGTGAACCAAACAGAGGGATAGCACTTGCAATAAGTTTCTTAACTAGGATGCCGTTTTTGTTTTTCATGGTTTTTCTTGCCATATCACTTTTTCTGAATTTGTACTCATACGTCTGCCTCTGTTTGCAATTCCCAGGTACATTTTGTCGAGATGGACCCTTGGGTTGTGTCAGATGTTCTGCGGCCAAATTTAGAGTGGACTGGGTTTCTTGACGTTTCAGTTATTCATACCGTGCGTGTTGAAAATTTCTTGGAACGGGCAATGCAGTTTGTAGGTATATGCTATATTTTACTTAATATTCAATGCTATGTGTGTTTGTGTTTCTGTTTTATAATGGTCAAAGTATATTAAAAGATAGGGGCCCGcccttatttaaaaaaaaaaaaaaaaaaaatccagggTGTTTAATTCATTGTGCACAATACGGTCCCATAATAATGCTTTTGGAGATTCACTTTAATAATCCACCCAGTTGTCATATAGCCTGCATGCTAGGAGCAACACAATTTGATTTGCCTGGATTGGCAGAAATGCTGTCATTTACTAGTATATAAACAATTGAATATCTGCAATATGATAAATCCTTCATGCTTAGCAATTGTGTCTGAAAGCTTATCAATTTGTTTACAGACTAGACGGAATCCAAACATCTTGCCATTCTATCATACCTAGAAGTCTAACTTGATTTAGAAGTAGAATTCAACAaagcctatcaaaaaataaaaggtgGAATTCAACATACTGAAGGCTTCATGGACAAGGAGTAGTCTTATCATTAATGCAGTGGGTGCCATTTCTTGTTAACCTGCAATCTAGTACAGCCTGGCTAAAATTCTTGATGGTGTACAACTTTGTGACTGATACTGATGGACTTCATCTCACCAATGACCTTAAGGGCCTGAACTATGAGTAGCCAAGATATCCAATAGGGACATTAACCTCTACTTTTAATATTTGGCTCTAATTATTAGGCTTTTCTCGTAGGCTCTAACATCAAGCTTTAACACAGATAAGGAAAGATGCAACGTGGCAACTTCAAAATCTAGatgtgtgcgtgtgtgtgtgtgtgtgtgttgaaGAACCATGGACGAGTGCTTGATAGTCAAAAAAAGATACTGATCTTAATATCATTGATCATGACATGTCACTCCTAATAAACACATGATTGGTTATGAACTATGAATTCTGTATCAGCTTTACAATGGCTTGTAAAAAAGGCATCTTGATCCTTAAAGTgcataaatatgtttttgacACTTGTCATTTTGTTCGATGACAAATATCCAAAGATAAATAATAgaactaagaaaataatgatgttgtttgagtgaaaaaaataaataaaactactgaatgttaaatttattttcttctctaatttctaatacctttttttgataagtaatgaTGAGATAGTATAAATAAGTGTCAAAGAAAGAGCGCAACAAAATacataggaagtatacaaagaGCACCAATAAAACAACAATTGTCTAATATCTAACTCCTAACATTTATAATCAAATTTCTCTCATGCCCCATTTTTACAAATTAAGACTTGGTTTTGTGTAGGTAAAGATCAATCATTTGATTATATTAGTGTTACCCCTCCCTATACAGAAGTGGATTATGAGGTATTGATGGGTCAAATCTCAAGTTCAGCCTTAGTTGGAGAAGATACCTTCATAGTAAGTTGTAATTTCCTTTAAATGCTCAGCTTAAGATACCTGTATTGTAAGGTGTAATTTCCATTGACTACTTCACATGGTTTTATTTGTGTATGTTTTTTGCTGAGTTCTTTTGATCTTACTTCCATCATCTAGGTGGTCGAGTATCCTTTAAGAATTGACATGCTGGATTCATGTGGATGCCTTGTGAAGGTATTTCATGTAACCATTTCTTTGTCTGCTTGCATCAAATATAAGTAGCAGAAAGATGAATTGGTAACTCTTTTCACTACATATTTCTATGTTCACATGGATGTTAAATTCAAAGATTCAGACCAGGCACAGTAAATTTTCCTCTACTAGAGTGGctcatgtataaaataaaatgttggcTTACTTATGAAGTTGattgatattttcatttagCAGATTAAATGACTAGAGATTTGATTTCTACTCTGCAATATAATTTGATTCTGTATATTTGGGTAAAATGATATCTGCTTATTTGATGTGTTTTTGATTCACTATATGAACGTGCAGATAGCTGACCGACGGTTTGGTCGGACTCATTTGGCAATTTATGGACCCAAGTGGGCACAGAAGAGGAGGAAGTCAGAAAAGTCATTTCCGGTGGTAGCAGAAAAAATGATTGCAAATGGAAGGTTGAAAGTATAAAAATGGTTATGCAAGtagatgtcatccacaactctaaatgctattGAGGTGGTGTAATAATATTCACTCCTATCAACTTTGATCAAGCCACACCAACTTTGGTGGGTCTTCATGGTAATTTCTTTTAATGTGGTggtttcaacattttcaaactaGTGTTATGGTTCcagattcctttttttttcctgaagaTAATTTTCAGCTTGTAAAAGAATCATTACCTTTGTCCATTGCAGGTTTGGCTTTGTTGGCACTCTAGAATTTCCACTCTGCTTGATAAGTATGAGAAGATTTTGAATCAACCCTCTGGGCTAGTCACactgattttttcaaaaaatgtaagaattcaGAAACTAATTTTCTGTGTGAAATCATTGACAAGTGgat
It contains:
- the LOC100261175 gene encoding uncharacterized protein LOC100261175 isoform X1; the protein is MAVSSSAIVSPLLINIRTNLSSSSPDLPLFSIFRKTTTRKPSVVILSCKSEDGLANEEKKLLLERYGYDANEFVSEPSPKTTRRRKELQKTGKGKQVSPEDPKPPRTTHKLLQVLGGKARRKKLLSPKGMDVRPMMEVVKGAAFDILQVAGGCPASLRPGRWLDLYSGTGSVGIEALSRGCSEVHFVEMDPWVVSDVLRPNLEWTGFLDVSVIHTVRVENFLERAMQFVGKDQSFDYISVTPPYTEVDYEVLMGQISSSALVGEDTFIVVEYPLRIDMLDSCGCLVKIADRRFGRTHLAIYGPKWAQKRRKSEKSFPVVAEKMIANGRLKV
- the LOC100261175 gene encoding uncharacterized protein LOC100261175 isoform X2; this encodes MAVSSSAIVSPLLINIRTNLSSSSPDLPLFSIFRKTTTRKPSVVILSCKSEDGLANEEKKLLLERYGYDANEFVSEPSPKTTRRRKELQKTGKGKQVSPEDPKPPRTTHKLLQVLGGKARRKKLLSPKGMDVRPMMEVVKGAAFDILQVAGGCPASLRPGRWLDLYSGTGSVGIEALSRGCSEVHFVEMDPWVVSDVLRPNLEWTGFLDVSVIHTVRVENFLERAMQFVEVDYEVLMGQISSSALVGEDTFIVVEYPLRIDMLDSCGCLVKIADRRFGRTHLAIYGPKWAQKRRKSEKSFPVVAEKMIANGRLKV